One region of Baekduia soli genomic DNA includes:
- the ilvC gene encoding ketol-acid reductoisomerase yields MYYDDDADLTLLDGKTVAIIGFGSQGHAHAQNLKDSGVNVVVGLREDSASVAQAKAAGLEVLGVADAASRGDIVMMLVPDELHRQVWEQVRDGVAEGNLLLFGHGFSILYGEVEPPAGVDVGLVAPKGPGHLVRRQYVEGSGVPGLVAIEQDATGNAKALALAYAKGIGCTRGGVFDTTFKEETETDLFGEQAVLCGGASALVQAGFDTLVEAGYDPQMAYFECLHELKLIVDLMYEKGLAGMRYSISNTAEYGDYTRGPRVVNDATRAEMRRILAEIQDGTFAREWIAENRAGQENFKRMRAEQADTQVETVGKELRSHMDWIQTEFD; encoded by the coding sequence ATGTACTACGACGACGACGCAGATCTCACGCTCCTGGACGGCAAGACCGTCGCCATCATCGGCTTCGGCTCCCAGGGCCACGCCCACGCCCAGAACCTCAAGGACTCCGGCGTGAACGTCGTCGTAGGCCTGCGTGAGGACTCGGCGTCGGTCGCCCAGGCCAAGGCCGCCGGCCTCGAGGTGCTCGGCGTCGCCGACGCCGCCAGCCGCGGCGACATCGTGATGATGCTCGTGCCCGACGAGCTGCACCGCCAGGTGTGGGAGCAGGTCCGCGACGGCGTCGCCGAGGGCAACCTCCTGCTCTTCGGCCACGGCTTCTCGATCCTCTACGGCGAGGTCGAGCCGCCCGCGGGCGTCGACGTCGGGCTCGTGGCGCCCAAGGGCCCGGGCCACCTCGTCCGCCGCCAGTACGTCGAGGGCTCGGGCGTCCCCGGCCTCGTGGCGATCGAGCAGGACGCGACGGGGAACGCCAAGGCCCTGGCCCTGGCCTACGCCAAGGGCATCGGCTGCACCCGCGGCGGCGTGTTCGACACGACGTTCAAGGAGGAGACCGAGACCGACCTCTTCGGCGAGCAGGCCGTGCTCTGCGGCGGCGCCAGCGCGCTCGTGCAGGCCGGCTTCGACACCCTCGTCGAGGCGGGCTACGACCCGCAGATGGCCTACTTCGAGTGCCTGCACGAGCTCAAGCTCATCGTGGACCTCATGTACGAGAAGGGCCTGGCGGGGATGCGCTACTCGATCTCCAACACGGCCGAGTACGGCGACTACACGCGCGGGCCGCGTGTCGTCAACGACGCCACCCGCGCGGAGATGAGGCGCATCCTGGCCGAGATCCAGGACGGCACGTTCGCCCGCGAGTGGATCGCCGAGAACCGTGCCGGCCAGGAGAACTTCAAGCGCATGCGCGCCGAGCAGGCCGACACGCAGGTCGAGACCGTCGGCAAGGAGCTGCGGTCGCACATGGACTGGATCCAGACCGAGTTCGACTGA
- the serC gene encoding phosphoserine transaminase: protein MTTSATTLTIPEALKPADGRFGCGPSKVRPEQLQRLAGAQAHLLGTSHRQKSVRELVGRVRGGLADLFSLPDGYVVALGNGGTTAFWDAAAAGLIRERSLHLSFGEFSNKFASVVAGAPFLGEPTVLKADAGDAPAPAGEAGVDAVAWAHNETSTGVMVPVSRPPGDALVLIDATSGAGGLPVDVADSDVYYFAPQKCFASDGGLWLALLSPAAQERIAEVAARGDRWIPEFLSLTTALDNSLKDQTYNTPALGTLILLEAQLDWMNGNGGLDWCVGRTTASSDHLYGWAEASSFATPFVADAAKRSLVVGTIDFEEGVDAAAVAATLRANGIVDTEPYRKLGRNQLRIAMFPAIEPADVQALTACIDFVVEQTA, encoded by the coding sequence ATGACGACGAGCGCGACGACGCTCACCATCCCGGAAGCCCTGAAGCCCGCCGACGGCCGCTTCGGCTGCGGACCGTCCAAGGTCCGTCCGGAGCAGCTGCAGCGCCTGGCCGGCGCGCAGGCCCATCTCCTGGGCACCTCGCACCGTCAGAAGTCCGTCCGCGAACTGGTCGGACGCGTCCGCGGCGGCCTGGCCGACCTCTTCTCGCTGCCCGACGGCTACGTCGTCGCGCTGGGCAACGGCGGCACCACGGCGTTCTGGGACGCGGCCGCGGCCGGGCTCATCCGGGAGCGCTCGCTGCACCTGAGCTTCGGCGAGTTCTCCAACAAGTTCGCCTCCGTCGTCGCCGGCGCGCCGTTCCTCGGCGAGCCGACGGTGCTCAAGGCCGACGCGGGCGACGCGCCGGCGCCCGCCGGCGAGGCCGGCGTCGACGCCGTCGCCTGGGCCCACAACGAGACCTCGACGGGCGTCATGGTGCCCGTGAGCCGGCCGCCCGGCGATGCGCTCGTGCTCATCGACGCGACCTCGGGCGCCGGCGGGCTGCCCGTCGACGTGGCCGACAGCGACGTGTACTACTTCGCGCCGCAGAAGTGCTTCGCCTCCGACGGCGGACTGTGGCTCGCGCTGCTCAGCCCGGCCGCCCAGGAGCGCATCGCCGAGGTCGCGGCCCGCGGCGACCGCTGGATCCCCGAGTTCCTGTCGCTGACCACGGCGCTGGACAACTCGCTCAAGGACCAGACCTACAACACGCCCGCGCTCGGCACGCTCATCCTGCTCGAGGCCCAGCTGGACTGGATGAACGGCAATGGCGGCCTGGACTGGTGCGTGGGGCGCACGACCGCGTCCTCGGACCACCTCTACGGCTGGGCGGAGGCGTCGTCCTTCGCGACGCCGTTCGTGGCCGACGCGGCCAAGCGCTCGCTCGTCGTCGGCACGATCGACTTCGAGGAGGGCGTCGACGCCGCCGCTGTGGCCGCCACGCTGCGCGCCAACGGCATCGTCGACACCGAGCCCTACCGCAAGCTCGGCCGCAACCAGCTGCGCATCGCGATGTTCCCGGCGATCGAGCCCGCCGACGTCCAGGCGCTGACGGCGTGCATCGACTTCGTCGTGGAGCAGACCGCATGA
- the serA gene encoding phosphoglycerate dehydrogenase, with protein sequence MTRVLVAEKIGASGIDLLRRHFDVDTAFDADGFDLEARIGDYDGLLIRSATQVTADLIGRATNLKAIGRAGVGVDNVDVPAATKRGIVVANAPESNVVTAAEHTMALLLALARNVPQAHAALVQGKWERSKWSGVELDGKTLGILGFGRIGQLVAQRARAFGMRILAYDPFVSAERYKELGVAKAEDSDAIYAEADFITLHLPKTPETEGWLDAEALAKCKDGVRVLNVARGPLIVDADLEAALDSGKVGGAALDVFRSEPVTEHPLFGRDNVIVTPHLGASTAEATDRAGFQAAEQVVAALTGGAVTTAVNVPAIKAEDLEVLGPYVPLCTALGRLAVTLVAGSSVDRVEVELLGRIADRDTRPLGTATLLGVLQGHTEEDVNVVNAPAVAEERGIQVVESRNSSARDFENLVRVTVRSGDRAERVVGTTFGRRNRRHLLEAWGQRFDVQLEEHLAIFRYEDRPGMIGRIGTAFGEAGVNIVSAAVGRRDDLADGAPHEAVMVVTTDAAVPRDVVAGMVASDGFQDGHAITL encoded by the coding sequence ATGACCCGCGTGCTCGTGGCCGAGAAGATCGGCGCCAGCGGCATCGACCTGCTGCGCCGCCACTTCGACGTCGACACCGCCTTCGACGCCGACGGCTTCGACCTCGAGGCCCGCATCGGCGACTACGACGGGCTGCTCATCCGGTCGGCCACCCAGGTCACGGCCGACCTCATCGGGCGCGCGACCAACCTGAAGGCCATCGGCCGCGCCGGCGTCGGCGTCGACAACGTCGACGTGCCCGCCGCCACCAAGCGCGGCATCGTGGTGGCCAACGCGCCCGAGTCCAACGTCGTCACCGCGGCGGAGCACACGATGGCGCTGCTGCTCGCGCTCGCGCGCAACGTGCCGCAGGCCCACGCCGCGCTGGTCCAGGGCAAGTGGGAGCGCTCCAAGTGGTCGGGCGTCGAGCTCGACGGCAAGACGCTCGGCATCCTGGGCTTCGGCCGCATCGGCCAGCTGGTCGCCCAGCGCGCCCGCGCGTTCGGCATGCGGATCCTGGCCTACGACCCGTTCGTGTCGGCCGAGCGCTACAAGGAGCTCGGGGTCGCGAAGGCCGAGGACTCCGACGCGATCTACGCCGAGGCCGACTTCATCACCCTGCACCTGCCCAAGACCCCGGAGACCGAGGGCTGGCTCGACGCCGAGGCGCTGGCCAAGTGCAAGGACGGGGTGCGCGTGCTCAACGTCGCCCGCGGCCCGCTCATCGTCGACGCCGACCTCGAGGCCGCGCTGGACTCGGGCAAGGTCGGGGGCGCGGCGCTGGACGTCTTCCGCTCCGAGCCGGTCACCGAGCACCCGCTCTTCGGGCGCGACAACGTCATCGTCACCCCGCACCTGGGCGCCTCGACCGCCGAGGCGACCGACCGCGCGGGCTTCCAGGCCGCCGAGCAGGTCGTCGCGGCGCTGACCGGCGGCGCGGTGACCACGGCGGTCAACGTGCCCGCGATCAAGGCCGAGGACCTCGAGGTGCTCGGGCCCTACGTGCCGCTGTGCACCGCGCTGGGCCGCCTGGCCGTCACGCTGGTCGCCGGGTCCTCCGTCGACCGCGTCGAGGTCGAGCTGCTCGGGCGCATCGCCGACCGCGACACGCGCCCGCTGGGCACCGCGACGCTGCTCGGCGTCCTGCAGGGCCACACGGAGGAGGACGTCAACGTCGTCAACGCCCCGGCCGTGGCCGAGGAGCGGGGCATCCAGGTCGTCGAGTCGCGCAACAGCAGCGCGCGCGACTTCGAGAACCTCGTCCGCGTGACCGTGCGCTCCGGGGACCGTGCCGAGCGCGTCGTCGGCACCACGTTCGGCCGCCGCAACCGCCGCCACCTCCTCGAGGCCTGGGGTCAGCGCTTCGACGTCCAACTCGAGGAGCACCTGGCGATCTTCCGCTACGAGGACCGCCCGGGCATGATCGGCCGCATCGGCACGGCCTTCGGCGAGGCCGGGGTCAACATCGTGTCGGCCGCCGTGGGCCGTCGGGACGACCTCGCCGACGGCGCGCCGCACGAGGCCGTCATGGTCGTCACGACCGACGCGGCGGTGCCGCGCGACGTCGTGGCGGGGATGGTGGCCTCCGACGGGTTCCAGGACGGGCACGCCATCACGCTCTGA
- a CDS encoding alpha-amylase family glycosyl hydrolase has product MNALRPDPVVYQVYPRSFQDADGDGEGDLAGITQRLGHIAALGADAVWLSPVYPSPMADGGYDGADYTGIDPRFGTLADADRLIARAHQLGLQVLFDAVPCHTSIEHPWFTEHPDYYVWSDRDGPQNGWRQAFGGPAWSRDPHGRGWYLHSFYPEQPDLDWRNPAVGAAFGAALGFWLDRGVDGFRLDALDRLLKDPQRRDDPPRTPDSPPALPEVSPDNAALRQVHSRNAPDVGVALATLREAVGPAYLVGEVYLPSSGLAPYLEHLDAAFSFELFHSPWDARSVRHALDEAQVLPEGRAAWVLSNHDFPRLPTRVGEANIRAAALLLLTLPGAAFVYQGDEVGMADGPGRAHDPLGRGPDDRHGRDGFRHPMPWDATPGGGFSTAIPWMPADDPARRNVADQERDPGSLLHLYRDLIAARRRLQGPVELVRHGVAEDVVAFSRGGHLVALNLGATTQPAPAAGDLVRHTHHVKGGGAPTSLAPGEGFLAAVPRH; this is encoded by the coding sequence ATGAACGCGCTGAGGCCCGACCCGGTCGTCTACCAGGTCTACCCTCGCTCCTTCCAGGACGCCGACGGCGACGGCGAGGGGGACCTGGCCGGGATCACGCAGCGCCTCGGCCACATCGCGGCGCTGGGCGCCGACGCGGTGTGGCTGTCGCCCGTCTACCCGTCGCCGATGGCCGACGGCGGCTACGACGGCGCCGACTACACCGGGATCGACCCGCGCTTCGGGACGCTCGCGGACGCCGACCGTCTCATCGCCCGGGCCCACCAGCTCGGCCTGCAGGTGCTCTTCGACGCCGTGCCGTGCCACACGTCGATCGAGCACCCGTGGTTCACCGAGCATCCCGACTACTACGTGTGGTCGGACCGCGACGGGCCCCAGAACGGCTGGCGCCAGGCCTTCGGCGGCCCGGCGTGGTCGCGCGACCCACACGGGCGCGGCTGGTACCTGCACTCCTTCTACCCCGAGCAGCCCGACCTGGACTGGCGGAACCCCGCCGTGGGCGCGGCGTTCGGCGCCGCGCTGGGCTTCTGGCTGGACCGCGGGGTCGACGGCTTCCGGCTCGACGCGCTGGACCGCCTGCTCAAGGACCCGCAGCGGCGCGACGATCCGCCGCGCACGCCCGACAGCCCGCCGGCGCTGCCCGAGGTCAGCCCCGACAACGCCGCGCTGCGCCAGGTCCACTCGCGCAACGCCCCCGACGTCGGCGTGGCGCTGGCGACGCTGCGCGAGGCGGTCGGCCCGGCGTACCTGGTCGGCGAGGTCTACCTGCCCTCCTCGGGGCTCGCGCCCTACCTCGAGCACCTCGACGCCGCGTTCTCCTTCGAGCTGTTCCACAGCCCATGGGACGCGCGGTCGGTGCGCCACGCGCTGGACGAGGCGCAGGTCCTGCCCGAGGGCCGCGCGGCGTGGGTGCTGTCCAACCACGACTTCCCGCGCCTGCCCACGCGCGTGGGCGAGGCCAACATCCGCGCCGCCGCGCTGCTCCTGCTCACCCTGCCGGGGGCCGCGTTCGTCTACCAGGGCGACGAGGTCGGGATGGCCGACGGACCGGGGCGCGCCCACGACCCGCTGGGCCGGGGCCCCGACGACCGCCACGGCCGCGACGGCTTCCGCCACCCCATGCCGTGGGACGCCACGCCCGGCGGAGGCTTCAGCACGGCGATCCCGTGGATGCCGGCCGACGACCCGGCCCGGCGCAACGTCGCCGACCAGGAGCGCGACCCGGGGTCGCTGCTGCACCTCTACCGCGACCTGATCGCCGCGCGTCGCCGCCTGCAGGGCCCGGTCGAGCTGGTGCGCCACGGTGTCGCCGAGGACGTCGTGGCGTTCTCACGGGGCGGCCATCTCGTCGCGCTGAACCTCGGTGCGACGACGCAGCCGGCGCCCGCCGCCGGCGATCTGGTGCGCCACACGCACCACGTCAAGGGTGGCGGGGCGCCCACCTCGCTGGCCCCCGGCGAGGGCTTCCTCGCCGCAGTCCCGCGTCACTGA
- a CDS encoding extracellular solute-binding protein, with protein sequence MAVATSMFAVAACGGGGSSSGRVTLNWFIFNEPSGGVQAAAKKCSAASDGQYTIKFQYLPSQADSQREQLVRRLGAKDSSLDLLGLDVVWTGEFANAGWIEPVPADLQDATKSDFPSVLNTAKFENKLYAVPIWSNTQLLWYRKDRVPTAPKTWDEMLQMASKLGPAKGQIQVQANKYEGLVVWANAMIASAGTSILAGPEKIALDEAKTEKALALMGRLGRSPEHAPNIDTSTEDTARLGFESGSSAFMINYPFVYPSAKSNAPAVFKQIAAAKFPQVDPGRPSKPPLGGINIAVSAYSHHQAAAFAAVKCLIQPANQLNIAKLGGLPPVDASVYDQPALNKDVYPGFADLIKQSIQDAAPRPSESPAYQDLSLAIQEALHPVTSIDPNNPKAAYSKLKDKVQQAVDRKGLL encoded by the coding sequence ATGGCCGTCGCTACGTCGATGTTCGCGGTGGCCGCCTGCGGGGGAGGGGGCAGCAGCTCGGGCCGGGTGACCCTGAACTGGTTCATCTTCAACGAGCCCAGCGGCGGCGTGCAGGCCGCGGCCAAGAAGTGCTCGGCCGCCTCCGACGGGCAGTACACGATCAAGTTCCAGTACCTGCCCTCGCAGGCCGACTCGCAGCGCGAGCAGCTCGTGCGCCGGCTCGGCGCCAAGGACTCCTCGCTGGACCTGCTCGGCCTCGACGTCGTATGGACCGGCGAGTTCGCCAACGCGGGCTGGATCGAGCCGGTGCCGGCCGACCTCCAGGACGCCACGAAGAGCGACTTCCCGAGCGTGCTGAACACGGCCAAGTTCGAGAACAAGCTCTACGCCGTGCCGATCTGGTCCAACACCCAGCTGCTGTGGTACCGCAAGGACCGCGTGCCGACGGCACCCAAGACCTGGGACGAGATGCTGCAGATGGCGTCCAAGCTCGGGCCCGCCAAGGGGCAGATCCAGGTCCAGGCCAACAAGTACGAGGGCCTCGTCGTGTGGGCCAACGCGATGATCGCCTCGGCGGGCACGTCGATCCTCGCCGGCCCGGAGAAGATCGCGCTCGACGAGGCCAAGACGGAGAAGGCGCTGGCGCTGATGGGCCGCCTGGGCCGCTCGCCCGAGCACGCCCCGAACATCGACACGTCGACGGAGGACACGGCCCGCCTGGGCTTCGAGTCCGGCAGCTCGGCCTTCATGATCAACTACCCGTTCGTCTACCCGTCGGCGAAGTCCAACGCCCCGGCGGTGTTCAAGCAGATCGCCGCCGCCAAGTTCCCGCAGGTGGACCCGGGCCGGCCGAGCAAGCCCCCGCTGGGCGGCATCAACATCGCGGTCTCGGCCTACTCCCACCACCAGGCGGCGGCCTTTGCGGCGGTCAAGTGCCTCATCCAGCCGGCCAACCAGCTCAACATCGCCAAGCTGGGCGGCCTGCCGCCGGTCGACGCCTCCGTCTACGACCAGCCCGCGCTGAACAAGGACGTCTACCCGGGCTTCGCCGACCTCATCAAGCAGTCGATCCAGGACGCCGCGCCGCGGCCGTCGGAGTCACCGGCCTACCAGGACCTCTCGCTGGCCATCCAGGAGGCGCTGCACCCCGTGACCAGCATCGACCCCAACAACCCGAAGGCCGCCTACAGCAAGCTCAAGGACAAGGTCCAACAGGCGGTCGACCGAAAGGGCCTGCTGTGA
- a CDS encoding carbohydrate ABC transporter permease produces the protein MSSTAATDVVPGTAPSGKGKLTEKTRAERKLGLMLCAPAVVMMLLVTAYPIVYAIILSLQKKDLRFPAEGGFVGLSNYITVLGSSLWWQSVFNTAFITVISVAIELVIGMAVALIMHRAIFGRGLVRTSVLIPYGIVTVVAAFAWFYAFDPGSGFVNHLPLIADNKAWFGGRFSSFAVIIMAEVWKTTPFMALLLLAGLATIDESLYEAARVDGASAWQRFTRITLPLLKPALLVALLFRTLDAFRVFDSIFIMTKGAQNTESVSIVGYQQLLSRLNLGLGSAVSVLIFLIVLLIAFAFVKGFGTTVPKGGGQED, from the coding sequence GTGAGCTCGACCGCCGCCACCGACGTCGTCCCCGGCACGGCGCCGTCGGGCAAGGGGAAGCTGACCGAGAAGACGCGCGCCGAGCGCAAGCTCGGGCTGATGCTCTGCGCGCCGGCCGTGGTGATGATGCTCCTCGTCACCGCCTATCCGATCGTCTACGCGATCATCCTGTCGCTGCAGAAGAAGGACCTCCGGTTCCCCGCCGAGGGCGGCTTCGTCGGCCTGAGCAACTACATCACGGTGCTCGGCTCGAGCCTGTGGTGGCAGTCCGTGTTCAACACGGCGTTCATCACGGTGATCTCCGTCGCCATCGAGCTCGTCATCGGCATGGCCGTGGCGCTGATCATGCACCGCGCCATCTTCGGTCGCGGGCTCGTGCGCACGTCGGTGCTGATCCCCTACGGCATCGTGACCGTCGTCGCCGCGTTCGCCTGGTTCTACGCGTTCGACCCGGGCAGCGGCTTCGTCAACCACCTGCCGCTCATCGCCGACAACAAGGCCTGGTTCGGCGGGCGCTTCAGCTCCTTCGCGGTGATCATCATGGCCGAGGTCTGGAAGACGACGCCGTTCATGGCGCTGCTGCTCCTGGCCGGCCTGGCGACGATCGACGAGAGCCTCTACGAGGCGGCCCGCGTCGACGGCGCATCGGCCTGGCAGCGGTTCACGCGCATCACGCTGCCGCTGCTCAAGCCGGCCCTGCTCGTCGCGCTGCTGTTCCGCACGCTCGACGCGTTCCGGGTCTTCGACTCGATCTTCATCATGACCAAGGGCGCGCAGAACACCGAGTCGGTGTCGATCGTGGGCTACCAGCAGCTGCTCTCGCGCCTGAACCTCGGGCTCGGATCGGCGGTCTCGGTCCTGATCTTCCTCATCGTGCTGCTCATCGCGTTCGCGTTCGTCAAGGGGTTCGGCACCACCGTGCCCAAGGGCGGAGGACAGGAGGACTGA